Below is a window of Bifidobacterium asteroides DNA.
GACGAAGTGGGCCAGATTGGTGCCGATGCCCTCGATGCGCTGCTGAACTTCCGGGGTGCACAAGGCCTGATGGGTCAGATCCAGCCCTACCATGGTGACAGGCCAAGGCTCGTTGAAGACGATATGAGCGGCCTCGGGATCCACCTTGATGTTGAATTCAGCGACAGCGCTCCAATTGCCCACATGGCAGCCGCCGCCCATGAGCACAACCTCTTGGACGCGATCGACGATGCGGGGTTCCTTGCGGACAGCCATGGCGATGTTGGTCAGGGGTCCAGTGGGAACCAGAGTCACTGTGCCCGGCTCCTCGCGCATGATAGTCTCAATGATCCAATCGACTGCATGGCCAGGATCCAGGGGCCGGGCAGGTTCAGGCAGCTCGACGCCGTCCAGACCGGTCTGGCCATGGATGGAGGCGGCCACCTCCTGAGGACGCACCAACGGCCTATCGCATCCGGCATGGACCGGCACCTGGCGCGCATGAGCCTTTTCCAGCACAGCCCTCGCATTGTAGGTAACCTTGTCCAGACTCTGGTTGCCGCCAACCGTAGTCACTCCGATCAGATCGATCCGCGG
It encodes the following:
- a CDS encoding nucleoside hydrolase; protein product: MTTRKIILDCDPGHDDAVAILLAVGDPRIDLIGVTTVGGNQSLDKVTYNARAVLEKAHARQVPVHAGCDRPLVRPQEVAASIHGQTGLDGVELPEPARPLDPGHAVDWIIETIMREEPGTVTLVPTGPLTNIAMAVRKEPRIVDRVQEVVLMGGGCHVGNWSAVAEFNIKVDPEAAHIVFNEPWPVTMVGLDLTHQALCTPEVQQRIEGIGTNLAHFVSGLMDFFRKSYQDNQDFVDPPVHDPCTVAYLIDPSIVSTRRCPVDVELRGDLTCGMTVADLRGPEPSAEDCHTQVAVKLDFQGFWDLVVKAITAIG